The Bosea beijingensis genome contains the following window.
ATGCGCACGGCCTTCTCGATCGAGGAAACGAAGATCTTGCCGTCGCCGATCTGGCCGGTGCGGGCAGCGGCCGTGATCGTCTCGATCACCCGGTCGACGAGCTCGTCGGAGACAGCGACCTCGATCTTGATCTTCGGCAGGAAGCTCACGGCATATTCGGCGCCGCGATAGATTTCGGTATGACCCTTCTGCCGGCCATAGCCCTTCACCTCGGTCACGGTCAGGCCATGGACACCGACGGCGGTGAGCCCGTCGCGCACCTCCTCCAGCTTGAACGGCTTGATGATCGCCATCACGATTTTCATGAGCTGGGTTTCCCGTCTGCGCCGCCCGGTCGTCAGCCCCGGCGATCTCGTTGCACCTCTCGCGCCTGCGGGATCGCAGTTGCGTCGCAACATGCAATTCAAGGGACGTGCCAACCCGCTCCGGACGGCGCAGAGGCGCATCCGGAGGTGGAATCACGAAGGTCACAGCGAAATGGCGGGGAGATTTGCCTAAGAATCAGGCAGTAGCTTGGATTCTACGCATCTGCCCGAAATCCGGTCAGCCGAGATCGGGCCGGGGCCGGACGAGCCCTTCCTGGGCGACAGAAGCGACGAGGCGGCCCTGCCGATCGAAGACGAGGCCGCGCGAGAAGCCGCGCGCCCCGGAGGTCGAGGGGCTGTCCTGCGAGTAGAGCAGCCAGTCGTCGGCCCGGAACGGGCGATGGAACCACAGGGCGTGATCGAGGCTCGCGGCCTGGATCTTCTGGTCGAAAACGGTCGCGCCATGGGCGATCAGGCTGGAATCGAGCAGCAGCAGGTCGGATGCGTAGGCGAGCACGCTACGGTGAAAGGCCGGCTCGTCCGGCAAAGGTTCGATCGCGCGGATCCAGACGTTGAATTTCGGCTCCAGGCTGCCGCCGCCGCGATAGCGATCCAGCTCGACCGGGCGAATCTCGATCGGCCGCTTGCGCTGATAGAAGGTCTGGAGCGGGTTGTGCTCCGGCGCGGTGAAGAGCTTCACCATCTCCTCGCGATCCGGCAGCTCTTCCGGCATCGGCACCTTCGGCATCGGCATCTGGTGCTCGTAGCCGGGTTCCTCGACATGGAAGGAGGCCGACATGGCGAAGATCGCCTCGCCCTTCTGCACGGCCAGCACGCGGCGCGTGGTGAAGGAGCGGCCGTCACGCAGGCGGTCGACCTCGTAGACGATCGGCACCTCGGGATCGCCCGCCAGCAGGAAATAGGCATGGAGCGAATGCGGTTGCCGGCCTTCGACCGTCTTGCAGGCGGCATAGAGCGACTGCGCGATGACCTGACCGCCGAAGACGCGCGGCCAGCTCGATTTGGGGCTGCGACCGCGGAACAGGTTGCGCTCAAGCTGCTCGAGGTCGAGGATCGCCGTCAGGGAGGCGCTGATCTGGGACATGTTCGGCGGTATCGCGGTCTGGTTGACGGACGAGCCGGCGCCCCGCACAGGGACAACCGGTTTCGCCTGGCATCAGCACCGAGGCATCCCGTGGCGTCAAGTTGGCGCGGAGAGAAGGACGGTATGGCTATCGAACAAGGCAGCGGCGCCATGCGCATCGTCATCGCCGGCGGCGGCATCGCCGGGCTGGCATTGGCGCTCGCGCTGAAGCAGGGGCTGGGCGAGAGCTTCTCGGTCATCCTGGCCGATCCGGCTCTGGCGGCGGCGCCCCGCGTCGATAATCGGGCCTATGCGGTCGCGGCTGGCGGTCGGGCGATGCTGAAGACGCTGGGCATCTGGGATGCGATTGCGCATACCGCCCAGCCGATGCTGGAGATGATCGTCTCGGACAGCCGGACCGAAGATGCGGTCCGCCCGGTCTTCCTGACCTTCGACGGCGAGATCGAACCCGGCGAACCCTTCGCCCATATGATCGAGAACGCGGCGCTGGTCGCGGCGTTGAAGGCGTCCTGCGAGAAGGCGGGCGTTGAATTGCGCAGCACCGGCGTGCAGCGTTTCACGGCCGATGATGCCGCGGTCGAACTGGTTTTCAGTGACGGAACGCGCTGCGCGGCTGTTTTGCTGGTCGCGGCCGATGGCTCCCGCTCGAAACTGCGCGAGCAGGCAGGTATCGGCTGGGTCGGTTGGGATTACGGCCAGTCCGGTATCGTCGCGACGATCGGGCATGAGCGGCCGCATGACGGCCGAGCGGTCGAGCATTTCCTGCCGTCGGGGCCGTTCGCGATCCTGCCGCTGGCCGATGGCGGCACGCTCGGGCATCGCTCCTCGATCGTCTGGACGGAGCGGGCGGAGAATGTCGCGCCACTGCTCTCGCTCGACGCCCAGGACATGCTGGCCGAGATCGAGCGGCGCTTCGGGCTCGAACTCGGCGAGATCGCGCTGGAAAGCGCTGTCAGCGCACATCCGCTCGGCTTCGGTGTCGCGCGGCGCTTCGTCGGCGAGCGGCTGGCCCTGCTGGGCGATGCCGCACACCTGATACATCCGATCGCCGGGCAAGGCCTCAATCTCGGGCTGAAGGACGTTGCGGCGCTGGCCGAGGCGGTCGTCGATGCGGCGAGGCTCGGGCTCGATCCCGGCTCGGCCGATGTGCTGGAAGATTACGAGAAAGCGCGGCGCTTCGACACGGTGGCGATGGGTGCCGTGACCGACGGGCTGAATCGGCTGTTCTCGAACGATGCGACGCCGCTCAGGCTGGCGCGCGATCTCGGGCTCGGCATCGTCGACCGGATGCCGGGGCTGAAGCGCTTCTTCATCCGCGAGGCGGCAGGCGTCGCCGGCGCGCCGCCGCGGCTGCTGAGAGGCGAGGCGCTCTAGCCGCCGCACGCTGCCCCAGAACGACGCCCTGTCTCAATCTTCCAGTTGCCGCGCCTCTTCCGGCAGCATGATCGGGATGCCGTCGCGGATCGGGTAGGCGAGCTTGGCCGGCCGGCTGATCAGTTCCTGCTTCGCAGCGTCATATTCCAGCGTCGCCTTGGTCAGCGGGCAGACCAGGATTTCGAGCAGCTTGGGGTCGATGCGGGTGGTCGTGTCGGCTTCGCCGGTCATCGGTGTTTCCGTTCAACAAGTGCATCGGACCGAAAAGCGGCTACCGCCCTCCGGTCCGATGTCAAGACATAGAGCTCAGGTCGTTTGGCGCGTGGCGCGCTCGGCAACCTAGCGCTTGCGCGGCAGATCGGCCAGCATGCCGGCCGCCACCATCAGCTTCGGCAAGGTGAGACCGGAGCTGGCGATCGCGTTCACGGTGCTGCGGGTGCGCTCCGCATCCTCGCCGCGCTCGCCGAGCCAGCTCTCCAGCGTGCCCTGCCCCTTGGCCGAGGCCGAAACCTCCT
Protein-coding sequences here:
- a CDS encoding P-II family nitrogen regulator — its product is MKIVMAIIKPFKLEEVRDGLTAVGVHGLTVTEVKGYGRQKGHTEIYRGAEYAVSFLPKIKIEVAVSDELVDRVIETITAAARTGQIGDGKIFVSSIEKAVRIRTGETDADAL
- the tesB gene encoding acyl-CoA thioesterase II, producing the protein MSQISASLTAILDLEQLERNLFRGRSPKSSWPRVFGGQVIAQSLYAACKTVEGRQPHSLHAYFLLAGDPEVPIVYEVDRLRDGRSFTTRRVLAVQKGEAIFAMSASFHVEEPGYEHQMPMPKVPMPEELPDREEMVKLFTAPEHNPLQTFYQRKRPIEIRPVELDRYRGGGSLEPKFNVWIRAIEPLPDEPAFHRSVLAYASDLLLLDSSLIAHGATVFDQKIQAASLDHALWFHRPFRADDWLLYSQDSPSTSGARGFSRGLVFDRQGRLVASVAQEGLVRPRPDLG
- a CDS encoding ubiquinone biosynthesis hydroxylase, with protein sequence MAIEQGSGAMRIVIAGGGIAGLALALALKQGLGESFSVILADPALAAAPRVDNRAYAVAAGGRAMLKTLGIWDAIAHTAQPMLEMIVSDSRTEDAVRPVFLTFDGEIEPGEPFAHMIENAALVAALKASCEKAGVELRSTGVQRFTADDAAVELVFSDGTRCAAVLLVAADGSRSKLREQAGIGWVGWDYGQSGIVATIGHERPHDGRAVEHFLPSGPFAILPLADGGTLGHRSSIVWTERAENVAPLLSLDAQDMLAEIERRFGLELGEIALESAVSAHPLGFGVARRFVGERLALLGDAAHLIHPIAGQGLNLGLKDVAALAEAVVDAARLGLDPGSADVLEDYEKARRFDTVAMGAVTDGLNRLFSNDATPLRLARDLGLGIVDRMPGLKRFFIREAAGVAGAPPRLLRGEAL
- a CDS encoding Trm112 family protein, which codes for MTGEADTTTRIDPKLLEILVCPLTKATLEYDAAKQELISRPAKLAYPIRDGIPIMLPEEARQLED